Part of the Acidimicrobiales bacterium genome, GCTCGGCCCGCAGACCGAGGCCGCCATCAAGGAGTTCCAGACCGCGAAGGGCCTCACCGTCGACGGCCTGCTCGGCCCCGTCACCGAATCGGCGCTGACCGAGGCCGTCGCCGCAGGCGAGACGGTCTGCTCCACGCCGGCGACCTCCGCGGCCCCCACCTCGACGACGGCCGCCCCCACCTCGACGACGGCCGCTCCCACGACCTCGACGACTGCCGCCACCCCGTAGGAGCCTGACCTGGCCCGCAGGGGTCCAGGGAGGGCGTCGCACGAGGGCGTCGCACCGGACGGTGCGCCGCACTCGGCGCGGGAGTTGTCGTGCAACCGGGGAGATACAGGCCGTACGCCTCTGTGTGAGGGTCGTCTCGATGTCGACATCACTCCATGGTCGACATTGCCCCACCGGGTGACATCGCACACCTCGGGGTCCCCGAGACCCTGATCCTCGACATCGTCCTGCGCAGGATGCTCCGCGACGGGCAGTCATCGACGACGCAGTTGGCCCTCGACGTCGCCGTCACGCCCTACGTGATGGAACAGGCGCTCGCGGAGCTGCGCAATCAGCGCCTCATCGAGGTGCTGCGTCTCGACGGCCGGAACATGCAGGTGGTGCTGACCGACCTCGGCCGCGAGCAAGCCATGGCCCGCGTGTCGCTGTGCCGATACACCGGCGCCGTCCCCGTCAGCCTGTCCGACTACGACTGCGTGGTGCGGGCGCAACAGGGGCGGCCCAACGTCCATCACGACACGATCCGGGCGTCGTTCACCGACCTCGTCATCAACGACGCCCTGCTCGACGAGCTGGGACCGGCCATCCGGTCGAAGGGTGCGATGTTCCTCTACGGACCGCCCGGGACGGGCAAGTCCTCCATCGCCGAGCGGCTGATCCGGGTGCACGGGGACCAGGTGCTCATCCCCCAGGCGGTCGAGGTGGACGGCCAGATCATCACCGTGTTCGACCCGGTCCTGCACAAGCCGACGGTGCAGCCCGATCGGATCGACCGGCGCTGGATCCTGTGCGAGCGTCCCAGCGTCATCGTCGGCGGTGAGCTGACCGCGTCGCAGCTGGACCTGACCTTCCAGTCGAACGCCGGCATCTACCTCGCGCCCCTGCAGATGCAGGCCAACAACGGGATCCTGGTGATCGACGACTTCGGACGACAGTCCGTGTCGCCCGAGCAGCTCCTGAACCGATGGATCGTGCCCCTCGACCGGGGCATCGACTACCTCACGCTGGACTACGGCGTGAAGTTCGAGATCCCCTGCCTGACCAAGATCGTGTTCTCGACGAACATGGAGCCGGCCCACCTGGCCGACGAGGCGTTCTTCCGGCGCATCCGCTCGAAGATCCTCATCCCCGCCATGGACGATGCGCAGTTCGACGAGGTGCTGGTGAAGGTCGCCGCGCACACCGGGGTGATGCTGGCGCCGGGCGCCTCCGAGCGCCTTCGCCAGGCCAGTCGCCAGCATGGTGACGGTGACGTCCGTCCGTACCTGCCGGCAGCGGTCTGCGAGCTCGTGGTCTCGATCAGCGAGTACGAGGGGGTCGGTCCGGTGCTCGACGTCGCGATGGTGGATCGGGTCGTCACGATCTTCTTCACCCAGGACAGGGCCATGGCGTCTGACTAGGTTCAGGGTCGCGTTCGAGTCGCGCTGCGTCAGCGGGGGAGCAGGCCGATGTTGCGCTTGGCGCGGTCGAGCACGACCGAGGACACCGCCTGGGCCTTTCCGGCGCCCTTGGCCAGGATCTCGACCATGGCATCGGGATCGGCCTCGAGCTCGCGGTAGCGCTCCTGGATGGGGCGCAGCAGCTCGACCACGGCCTCGGCGCAGTCGGCCTTGAGGGGCCCGTATTGTTCGTAGCCCTCGGCCACCTCGGCGGCGGTGCGACCGGTGGCCGCGCCCAGGATCGAGAGCAGGTTGGACACGCCGGGCTTGGCGGCCACGTCGTAGCGGACCTCGTTGTCGGTGTCGGTGACCGCGCGCTTGATCTTCTTGGTGATGGCGGCGGGGTCGTCGAGGACGTAGATGGTGCCGGCCGAGCTGTCGGCCGACTTCGACATCTTGTTGGTGGGCTCCTGGAGGTCCATGACCCGGGCGCCGGCGGGCGGCACCACGGCTTCGGGCACCACGAAGGTCTCGCCGTAGTGGTGGTTGAAGCGCAAGGCGATGTCGCGGGCCAGCTCGATGTGCTGGCGCTGGTCCTCGCCCACGGGGACGCGATCGGTGTCGTAGAGCAGGATGTCGGCGGCCTGGAGCGCCGGATAGGTGAGCAGCGCGGTCGAGGTGAAGTCCGCCTTCTCGGACTTGTCCTTGAACTGGACCATGCGCCGCATCTCGCCGAACGAGGCGGTGCACTCCATCAGCCAGGCGCCCTCGGCGTGCTCGTGGACGTGGCTCTGCACGAACAGCGTGCACCGGTCGGGGTCGAGGCCGACGGCCACGAGGAGGCGGGCCAGGGCCAGGGTGGCGGTGCGCAGCTCGGCGGCGTCGTGGGGGAGCGTGATGGCGTGAAGGTCGACGACGCAGAACACGCAGTCGTCCTCGTCCTGGGCCCGCACCCACTGCACCAACGCCCCCAGGAGGTTGCCGAGGTGGACGTCACCCGTGGGTTGGATGCCGGAGAAGACGCGGGCCATGGGGAGCGAGGATACGCACCCGCCGCCGCCCGTCCGGCGCCCTTTGCGAGATGCACGGACGCCCCCGCCGCGACCTCTAGAGTCGGAGCACCGTGACCTCCACCACCACCGGCGCGCCACCCGACGCCACCACCGCCGACCGCACCGGGGCCTACGAGGTCCACACCCCCGTGTACGAGGGCCCCTTCGACCTGCTGTTGCACCTGATCCTGCGCGACCAGGTCGACCTCTACGAGATCACCCTCACCGAGATCGTGGACGCCTACATCGCCGAGCTCGAGCGCATGGAGACCCTCGACCTGGACGTGGCCACCGAGTTCCTCCTGATCGCCGCCACCCTCGTCGAGCTGAAGTCCCGGCGCCTGCTGCCGGGCGACGACGAGCTCGACCTCGACGACGAGCTGGCCCTCTGGGAGGAGCGCGACCTGCTCCTCGCCCGCCTGCTCGAGTGCAAGACCTTCAAGGACGCCTCGGTGGTCCTGGCCCGCTTCGCCTCCGAGGCCGGGCGCTCGTGGCCCCGCACGGCCGGCCTGGAGGAGCGCTTCTTGTCGGTGGCGCCGGACCTGCTGGCCGGCGTGACCCCCGAGAAGCTCCGCGACGCCTGCCTGTCGGCCCTGACGCCCAAGCCGCAGCCCCGCATCGACCTCGAGCACGTGGCCCCCATCCGCATGAGCGTGGCCGAGGCGGTCGAGGAGCTGATGGACGAGCTGCCGTCGATGGGGCGCATCACCTTCCGCACCCTCACCCAGTCCTTCGTGGACCGCGTCGAGGTGATCGTGCGCTTCCTGGCCCTCCTCGAGATGTTCAAGCAGGGCTGGGTCGACCTCGAGCAGGCCGGCAACTTCGGCGAGCTCCACATCGCGTGGATCGGCATCACCGGCGAGGACGAGCCCGGCGGCGTCACCGCCCGCCTCGCCGCCATCGACTCCTACGAGGGCTGACCGTGGCCACCGAAGCGGTCCGGGCCATCGAGGCCATCCTCATGGTGGCCGACCGTCCCGTCGAGCCCCACCTGCTGGCGCAGCTCCTCGAGGTCTCACCCGACCGGGTGGACGAGCTGTGCGCCGAGCTGGCCGAGGTCTACGAGGCCGAGGAGCGGGGTTTCGCCCTCGTGAAGGTGGCCGGGGGCTACCGCTACCAGAGCCATCCCGACCTCGCGCCCTACGTCGAGCGCTTCGTGCTCGAGGGCCAGTCGTCCCGGCTGTCGGCGGCGGCGCTGGAGACCCTCGCCATCGTCGCCTACAAGCAGCCCATCTCGCGCGCTCAGGTGTCGGCCATCCGTGGCGTCGACGTGGACGGGGTCATGCGCACGCTGCAACAGCGCGGCTACATCGACGAGATCGCCCGCGACGCGGGCCCCGGCCAGGCCGTGCTGTTCGGGACCACCGAGGCGTTCCTCGAGAAGATGGGCCTCTACTCCCTCGACGACCTGCCCGCCCTCGGCGAGTTCGTGCCCGACGCCAGGGTGGTCGAGGCGCTCGAGGCGGGCCTGCGCCCCGACCCGCTGCCCGAGGTGGCCGAGGCCCAGGCCGCCGTGGACCCCACCCTGGCCCCCTCGACGTCTGCATCGACTCCCACCGACGTGGCGCCGGACGAGCCCGCGGTCACCGACGCGGCGGCCACCGGCGAGCTCGGCACCGAGGCGCCACTCGGCTCAGCGGCTCCGCCGGCGCCGGCCGACGACGCCGGCCGGGTCGATCCCGGGGCAGGCCCCCGTGCCGACGGCTGAGGACGCCCCGAACCGCGAGCGTCTCCAGAAGGCCCTGGCCCGGGCCGGACTGGGCAGCCGCCGCCTGTGCGAGGAGCTCATCGCCGACGAACGCGTCACCGTCAACGGTGTCGTGGCCACCCTGGGCGACCGGGTCGACCCCGACCACGACGAGGTCACCGTCGATGGCGTGATCGTGGGCGTGCGCCCCGGCCTCGTGCACTACGTGCTCAACAAGCCCGCCGGCGTCGTCACCACCGCCGACGACCCCCAGGGCCGCCCCACCGTGATCGAGCTCGTGCCGAGCGAGCCCCGGGTTCACCCCGTGGGCCGCCTCGACCTCGACACCGAGGGCCTGCTGCTGCTCACGAACGAGGGCGAGCTCACCCACCGCCTCACCCACCCGTCGTTCGGGGTGGACAAGGAGTACCTCGCCGAGGTGGCGGGCGTCCCGAGCAGGGGGGCACTGCGCCGCCTGCGCGAGGGGGTCGACCTCGACGACGGACGGACCGCGCCGGCGCGGGTCTCGCTGCTCAGCGACCACGTGGTGCGCATCACCATCCACGAGGGCCGCAACCGCCAGGTGCGGCGCATGTGCGAGGCCGTGGGCCACCCGGTCACCCGCCTCGTGCGAACCCGCATCGGGCCCCTCACGGACCGGACGCTGGCGCCGGGCGAGTGGCGCGAGCTGACGGGCGGCGAGGTGCAGGAGCTGCGCCTCGCCGCGACCGAGCACGACGACGGCGCCCAGAAGGATCCCGGCTCCGGCACGGGCCACCGGTAGGCTGCCGGGCCGTGTCTCCCGTCCGAGCCCTCCGCGGCGCCACCACCATCGACGAGGACACGCGCGACCACCTGCACGATCGCGTCATCGCCCTCCTCGAGGCCATGTTCGAGCGCAACGGCCTCGACCACGACCAGCTCGTGTCGGTGATCTTCACCGCGACGGCAGACATCCACTCGGCCTTCCCCGCCGAGGCGGCCCGGAAGTTCGGCCTGGGCGACGTGCCGCTCCTTTGCGCGCAGGAGCTGAGCATCGACGGGGGCACCCCGTACTGCGTCCGGGTCCTCATGCACCTCGAGACCGACACCTCGCGGAGCGAGCTGCACCACGTGTACCTCGAAGGTGCGCGCGGCCTCCGCGACGACCTCCCCGACTGAGCACCGTGCCTGGACGCGCCGCCCTCGTCGGCACGGGTCTCATCGGCGGCTCCATCGGCCTCGCCCTGCGCCGCCAGGGCTGGCACGTGAGCGGTGTCGACCGTGACGAGGCCAGGGCGGCCCGCGCCGTCGAGCTGGGGGCGCTCGACGCGGTCGGCCGGGACCCCGGCGCCGACCTCACCTTCGTGGCCACCCCCGTCGGGGCCGTGCCCGACCTCGCCCGGGCCGTGCTCGACGGCAGCACCGGCGTGGTCACCGACGTCGGCAGCGTGAAGGGCCCCATCGTGCGGGCCGTGGCCGACCCCCGCTTCGTGGGCGGCCACCCGATGGCCGGCTCCGAGCAGGAGGGGGTCGAGGGAGCCCGCGCCGATCTCTTCGAAGGGGCGGTCTGGGTGCTCACGCCAGACGACGCCACCAGCGAGACCGCCTACACCACGGTCCGCTCGGCGGTGTCGAGCTTCGGGGCCGAGGTGGTGGCCATCCCCCCCGACCGCCATGACGCCCTGGTGGCGGTGGTGTCCCACGTGCCGCACCTGACCGCGGCCACGCTCATGACCCTCGCCGACGCCCGCTCGGCCGACCACCGCGCCCTGCTGCGCTTGGCCGCCGGTGGCTTCCGGGACATGACCCGGGTCGCGGCCGGTCACCCCGGCATCTGGCCCGACATCTGCGCCGAGAACCGCGACGCCATCGTCGAGACCCTCGACCGGCTCATCGGCGCCCTCGGCGAAACCCGTGACATCGTCGCCGCCGGCGACCGGGAGGCGCTGTTGCGTCGCCTCGAGTCGGCGCGTGCGTCCCGGGCCAACCTGCCCGTGCGCTACGCGCGCCCCGACGAGCTCACCGAGCTGCGGGTGCTGGTGGCCGACCGCCCGGGCTCGCTGGCCGAGGTCACCACCCTGGCCACCGAGCTCGACATCAACATCGCCGACCTCGAGCTCGCCCACTCGGCCGAGGGCGACAAGGGCGTGATGCTCCTGCTCGTCGAGTCGGCCGAGGCTGGGCGCCTGGCCGGTGCCCTGCAGGAACGGGGCTACACGGTGGTCGAACGCCCGCTGGAGCAGCCGTGAGCCGTCTCACCGTGGCCGGGCCGGCGCCGCTGCGGGGCCGGGTCCGGGTGCCGGGCGACAAGTCCATCTCGCACCGGGCCCTCCTGCTGGCGGCGCTGGCCGACGGCACGTCGAGCATCCGGGGGCTGTCCGCCGGCGAGGACGTTGCCCACACCCGGGCCGCGGTGGCCGCCCTCGGCGCCGACGTCGTGGTCGGCGGCGACGGGTCCGTGGCGGTCACGGGCGGGGCGCTGCGGCCGCCCGAGGGCGTGGTCGACGTGGGCAACTCCGGGACGGGCCTGCGCCTGCTCATGGGCGTGTGCGCCGGCCTCGACGGCACCACCCGCTTCGACGGGGACGCATCGATCCGGCGCCGACCCATGGACCGGGTGGCGGTGCCGCTACGCCAAATGGGCGCCACCGTGGCCGGCGAGGGCGACACCTGTCGGGCGCCCCTGGCGGTCACCGGTGGCGCGCTGCACGGCATCGACTACCCGCTGCCGGTGGCCAGCGCCCAGGTGAAGGGGGCCGTCCTTCTGGCCGGCCTCGCCGCCGAGGGCGAGACCGTGGTGCGCGAGGAACTGGTCACCCGGGCCCACACCGAGGAGATGCTCGACGCCTTCGGCGCCGACGTCGTGGTGGACGCCGAGGCGGGCTCGGTCCGGGTCCGCCCGGGGCGGCTCACGGCGACGGATGTCGACGTGCCCGGCGACCCGTCCCAAGCGGCCTTCTGGCTGGTCGCGGCCAGCATCGTCCCGGGCAGCGACGTCACCGTCGAGGGCATCTACCTCGGCCCCGCCCGCAACGGCTTCCTCGCCGTGCTCGAGCGCATGGGAGCCGACCTGGAGGTCGACCACGCCACCGGCGACGTGCGCGCCCGCCACGCCCCGCTCCGGGGCACCGACGTGGCTCCCGACGAGATCCCCGGGCTGGTCGACGAGGTGCCGGTGCTCGCCGTCGCCGCCGCGCACGCCGAGGGCCCCACCCGGTTCCTCGGGGCCGGCGAACTGCGGGTGAAGGAGTCCGACCGCATCGCCACCGTCGCCTCCGAGCTGGGGGCGCTGGGCGCCCGGGTCGAGCCGCTGCCCGACTCGCTCGTGATCGTCGGGGGCGGGGCCCTGCACGCCGGAGTGGTCGACGCCCACGGGGACCACCGCATCGCCATGGCCGGGGCGATCGCCGCGCTCGCCACCGAGGGCGCCACCGCCATCGACGGCTGGGACGTCGTGGCCACCAGCTACCCGGGGTTCGAGCGCGATCTCGAATCGCTGACAAGATCATGAACGCAGGGGTCGGGCCCACACGGGCCGGCGGAGAAGGAGCAACATCGTGCAGGTGATCGCGATCGACGGCCCCGCAGGGTCGGGCAAGTCCACCGTGGGACGGGCGCTGGCCGAGCGCCTCGGCCTCCAGTACCTCGACACCGGCGCCATGTACCGCGGGGTCGCCTTCGCCGCCCTGCGCCGGGGGATCGATCCCGCCGACGCCGAGCCGGTCGCCCACCTGATGGGGCACCTCGAGCTCGAAGTGGGCGACCGCTCGCTGATGGTCGACGGGGTGGACGCCAGCATCGAGATCCGCGGCCCCGAGGTCACCCGGGCGGTCAGCACCGTGGCCGCCAACCCCGCGGTCCGGGCCGAGCTGCGCAGCCGCCAGCGGGAGTGGGCCGAGCGGCACGGTGGCGGGGTGATCGAGGGTCGTGACATCGGCACGGTGGTGTTCCCCGACGCCGACCTGAAGGTGTATCTGACCGCCTCTCCCGAGGTTCGAGCGGCCCGACGCTCCAAGGAGGTCGCCGACCTCGACTACGAGACCGTGGCCCGCGACATCGCCCGCCGCGACGCCCTCGACCAGGGCCGCGAGGACAGCCCCCTCCAGGAGGCCGAGGGCTCGGTGCTGGTCGACACGAGTGACCGCTCGGTGGACGAGATCGTGGACGACCTGCTCCGACTGCTCGAGGAGGCCACCGGGAGCGGGGGAGCGGTCTCGTGAGCGGCAAGTACGGCGCCCACCGCCACAGCGCCCCGCCCACCCGCGCGGCGCTGGCGCTGTACGCGTTCGTGCGCGCCGTGCTCGCCGGGTTCTCCCATCTCTTCTGGCGCCTGAAGGTGTACGGCCGCGAGAACGTCCCCGAGACGGGGTCGTTCATCCTCGCCCCCATCCACCGCTCGAACATCGACACGGTCGTGGTCTGCACCTGCACCCGCCGGCGCATGCGCTACATGGGCAAGGACACGATGTGGAAGTACCGCTGGTCGGCCTGGTTCTTCTCGGCCATGGGGGGCATCCCCGTGCGCCGCGACGTGGCCGACCGGGAAGCCATGCGGATGTCGCTCGAGATCGCCGGCGGCACCGAGCCCATCGTGATGTTCCCCGAGGGCACGCGGCGCACCGGCCCGGTGCTGTTGCCCGAGGACATGCACGACGGGCCCGCCTACGTGGCCTGCAAGGCCGGGATCCCCATCGTGCCCGTCGGCATCGGGGGCTCCGAGGACGCCATGCCCAAGGGCTCGAAGGGCATCCGACCGGTGAAGCTGTCCATCGACATCGGCACCCCGATCTACCCGCCGGCGTCGGTGAACGGGCGGGTGTCGCGCAAGGCCGTGCGCGACCTCACCGAGCAGCTGCGCCAGGAGATCCAGGTGCTGTTCGACCGCTCACAGGAGCGGGTCGGCAAACCCAACGAGCACACGTAGGCTCAGCGGGCATGGGGGAGCCGCCCGAGCCACCGCCCGAGCACGTCCTGCGGGAGCGCTGGCGTGAGGCCGCCATCGAGGCGGAGTACGCCACCGGCAAGCGCGAGGAGACCGAGGAGAAGGCCCGGGCCCACATCGCCATCCGCCTGGCCCGCATGACCGCGGGATCCCTCCTGTTGTTGGCGGGGGTCGGCATGCTGGCCCTGCCTGGCCCGGGCTGGCTCACCATCGCCCTCGGCCTGGGCCTGCTCGCCCAGGACGTGCCGTGGGCCGAGCGCACCCTCGAGCGGGTGCGCAAGCGCCTGCCGGCGGAGGAGGACGGCCGCGTGAGCCGCCCCCTCGTCTGGGGCTCGCTCGGCGTCGCCGGCGTGTTCACCGGCGCCAGCCTCTGGTTCGCCTTCGTGGCCTGACGGCGGCGTCGGCGTCACTCACTCGACCCTGAGGCGTTTCGTAGTACAGTAATGCCGTGTGGAGATCCATCCGTCGGCCCGCCGACACGGCGTCCCGGACGCGGACACCCATCATGGCGTCGAGCACTCACTGGTGGTCGACGACCTGGGCGAGGACCCAGACCGGTGGCTCGTGATCGGCCCGGATCGAGCCGGCAACCTCCTCGAGATCGTGGTGCTCGTGACCGACGAGGACGACGAGCTGATCATCCACGCCATGCCCCTTCGATCCGTCTACCGGAGGTTGCTCGAGAAGTGACCAAACGCATGTATGGACACACCCGTTCCGGCGCACCGGTCGACGACGACCTCGTCAACCGGCTGGCCGACGAGGCAGAGACGGGATACGACGTCGACGAGATCGTGGCTCGACGGGGCCGACGTGGTCGCCCGGCGCTCGGGTCGGGGCCGTCGACCGTGGAGTCGGTGCGACTCGACCCAGAGCTCAAGGACCGTCTCACCCGGCGCGCGGCGCGGGACGGCGTTCCCGTCTCCGAGGTGATCCGACAGGCCCTCCGGCACCACCTCGAGGCAAGCTAGCTAGCTGTGCCCAGCGGGGAGAAGGGTGCGCCGTTCCGACAACATGTCCGACACCGCGATCAGCGGCGACGGCGTCACCTACCTCACGACGGGGTGGGAAAGCGCACCGACCGGATCCAAGGCCCGGGGTGGAACCAGGTACTTTCTGTTCTTCTCGTGCTCGTCTGCAGCGCCACCGGTTGTGGTGTATTGGAAGACTCGGAGCCAGGCAATCCGGACCCGTCGATCAGTCAGGAACTCGTGGAAGTTGAAGGCATCGTCACTGGTACTCTCCGTGGCGAAGCTGTCGCCAACAGCAGTTCTCGACTGATACTGGCTTGCCAGGCTCAGTCTGACGGGTTTCGATCTCAATACGCTGCGAGCCTGACCCCGAGCGCAGCCGGCAGTGATGCGCTATTTGACGAACTGACCGAGTCGCTGCGAGCGCACGGCATAGCCATTGTTACGGAACGCGAACTCGGCTCCGGTGGCGTTGAGTACAGACTCAGCGGTCAGTCGTTCCCTCTGCTCGACTTCTTCCTCGTTCGTGGCCCTCAAGGATCACTGGACTTTGAGGCGACACCGGAACACCTCGCGTGCTGAGTCGCGGGCGGGGGACCACGTCGAGGCGAGCGGGCGGTGGGGAGGGTGAGCCACTTGGGGTGATGTGAGCTCTCAGCGGGAATCCTTCCTGGTCTGTCGCTCTCAGCGGGTTTTCTTTCAGTAAGGTGGCTCTCGGAGGTTTTTCTTCCGGAATCCGATGGCCAGGCAACCCGCTACTCCATGGCCGACCACTCCCGGAGCGGTGTTCTTCGGCGACGTCGCCAGCGGCGCCACGCTGTCCCGCGCGACGAAGGCTGGCCGTATCCGGCGACTCGCGCCCGGCCTCTACTCTGCCGACCTCCACTCTGACCCGGCCGAATTGATCGCTCGCAATCGTTGGTCGGTCGTGGCGCGCTTCGCGCCCGATGCGGTCATCGCCGACCGCTCAGCCGCGGAGGGCGGCATGCCCGTAGGCGGCGTGCTCACGGTCGTCTCCAACGAGCGAACAGAGGACGTGAACCTGCCGGGCCTCGTGGTCGCCCCGCGTCCTGGCCCCGGACCGCTCGAGGACGACAGCAGCTGGCCCGGCGGGCTACATCTCACGTCGGATGCCCGCACCTTGGTCGACAACCTCGCCGTCTCGCGCGGCCGCGCCGGACGTCCGGCGCGCACGCTCTCGCTCGATGACCTGGAGGACTGGGTCGTTCGCACGGCGCAACGTCGGCCCGAGGGATGGCTCGAGTCGTTGCGG contains:
- the trpS gene encoding tryptophan--tRNA ligase codes for the protein MARVFSGIQPTGDVHLGNLLGALVQWVRAQDEDDCVFCVVDLHAITLPHDAAELRTATLALARLLVAVGLDPDRCTLFVQSHVHEHAEGAWLMECTASFGEMRRMVQFKDKSEKADFTSTALLTYPALQAADILLYDTDRVPVGEDQRQHIELARDIALRFNHHYGETFVVPEAVVPPAGARVMDLQEPTNKMSKSADSSAGTIYVLDDPAAITKKIKRAVTDTDNEVRYDVAAKPGVSNLLSILGAATGRTAAEVAEGYEQYGPLKADCAEAVVELLRPIQERYRELEADPDAMVEILAKGAGKAQAVSSVVLDRAKRNIGLLPR
- a CDS encoding segregation/condensation protein A, translating into MTSTTTGAPPDATTADRTGAYEVHTPVYEGPFDLLLHLILRDQVDLYEITLTEIVDAYIAELERMETLDLDVATEFLLIAATLVELKSRRLLPGDDELDLDDELALWEERDLLLARLLECKTFKDASVVLARFASEAGRSWPRTAGLEERFLSVAPDLLAGVTPEKLRDACLSALTPKPQPRIDLEHVAPIRMSVAEAVEELMDELPSMGRITFRTLTQSFVDRVEVIVRFLALLEMFKQGWVDLEQAGNFGELHIAWIGITGEDEPGGVTARLAAIDSYEG
- the scpB gene encoding SMC-Scp complex subunit ScpB → MVADRPVEPHLLAQLLEVSPDRVDELCAELAEVYEAEERGFALVKVAGGYRYQSHPDLAPYVERFVLEGQSSRLSAAALETLAIVAYKQPISRAQVSAIRGVDVDGVMRTLQQRGYIDEIARDAGPGQAVLFGTTEAFLEKMGLYSLDDLPALGEFVPDARVVEALEAGLRPDPLPEVAEAQAAVDPTLAPSTSASTPTDVAPDEPAVTDAAATGELGTEAPLGSAAPPAPADDAGRVDPGAGPRADG
- a CDS encoding rRNA pseudouridine synthase encodes the protein MPTAEDAPNRERLQKALARAGLGSRRLCEELIADERVTVNGVVATLGDRVDPDHDEVTVDGVIVGVRPGLVHYVLNKPAGVVTTADDPQGRPTVIELVPSEPRVHPVGRLDLDTEGLLLLTNEGELTHRLTHPSFGVDKEYLAEVAGVPSRGALRRLREGVDLDDGRTAPARVSLLSDHVVRITIHEGRNRQVRRMCEAVGHPVTRLVRTRIGPLTDRTLAPGEWRELTGGEVQELRLAATEHDDGAQKDPGSGTGHR
- the aroH gene encoding chorismate mutase; its protein translation is MSPVRALRGATTIDEDTRDHLHDRVIALLEAMFERNGLDHDQLVSVIFTATADIHSAFPAEAARKFGLGDVPLLCAQELSIDGGTPYCVRVLMHLETDTSRSELHHVYLEGARGLRDDLPD
- a CDS encoding prephenate dehydrogenase; the encoded protein is MPGRAALVGTGLIGGSIGLALRRQGWHVSGVDRDEARAARAVELGALDAVGRDPGADLTFVATPVGAVPDLARAVLDGSTGVVTDVGSVKGPIVRAVADPRFVGGHPMAGSEQEGVEGARADLFEGAVWVLTPDDATSETAYTTVRSAVSSFGAEVVAIPPDRHDALVAVVSHVPHLTAATLMTLADARSADHRALLRLAAGGFRDMTRVAAGHPGIWPDICAENRDAIVETLDRLIGALGETRDIVAAGDREALLRRLESARASRANLPVRYARPDELTELRVLVADRPGSLAEVTTLATELDINIADLELAHSAEGDKGVMLLLVESAEAGRLAGALQERGYTVVERPLEQP
- the aroA gene encoding 3-phosphoshikimate 1-carboxyvinyltransferase, whose protein sequence is MSRLTVAGPAPLRGRVRVPGDKSISHRALLLAALADGTSSIRGLSAGEDVAHTRAAVAALGADVVVGGDGSVAVTGGALRPPEGVVDVGNSGTGLRLLMGVCAGLDGTTRFDGDASIRRRPMDRVAVPLRQMGATVAGEGDTCRAPLAVTGGALHGIDYPLPVASAQVKGAVLLAGLAAEGETVVREELVTRAHTEEMLDAFGADVVVDAEAGSVRVRPGRLTATDVDVPGDPSQAAFWLVAASIVPGSDVTVEGIYLGPARNGFLAVLERMGADLEVDHATGDVRARHAPLRGTDVAPDEIPGLVDEVPVLAVAAAHAEGPTRFLGAGELRVKESDRIATVASELGALGARVEPLPDSLVIVGGGALHAGVVDAHGDHRIAMAGAIAALATEGATAIDGWDVVATSYPGFERDLESLTRS
- a CDS encoding (d)CMP kinase — its product is MVQVIAIDGPAGSGKSTVGRALAERLGLQYLDTGAMYRGVAFAALRRGIDPADAEPVAHLMGHLELEVGDRSLMVDGVDASIEIRGPEVTRAVSTVAANPAVRAELRSRQREWAERHGGGVIEGRDIGTVVFPDADLKVYLTASPEVRAARRSKEVADLDYETVARDIARRDALDQGREDSPLQEAEGSVLVDTSDRSVDEIVDDLLRLLEEATGSGGAVS
- a CDS encoding 1-acyl-sn-glycerol-3-phosphate acyltransferase translates to MSGKYGAHRHSAPPTRAALALYAFVRAVLAGFSHLFWRLKVYGRENVPETGSFILAPIHRSNIDTVVVCTCTRRRMRYMGKDTMWKYRWSAWFFSAMGGIPVRRDVADREAMRMSLEIAGGTEPIVMFPEGTRRTGPVLLPEDMHDGPAYVACKAGIPIVPVGIGGSEDAMPKGSKGIRPVKLSIDIGTPIYPPASVNGRVSRKAVRDLTEQLRQEIQVLFDRSQERVGKPNEHT
- a CDS encoding PGPGW domain-containing protein; this encodes MGEPPEPPPEHVLRERWREAAIEAEYATGKREETEEKARAHIAIRLARMTAGSLLLLAGVGMLALPGPGWLTIALGLGLLAQDVPWAERTLERVRKRLPAEEDGRVSRPLVWGSLGVAGVFTGASLWFAFVA
- a CDS encoding CopG family transcriptional regulator, with product MTKRMYGHTRSGAPVDDDLVNRLADEAETGYDVDEIVARRGRRGRPALGSGPSTVESVRLDPELKDRLTRRAARDGVPVSEVIRQALRHHLEAS